The following are from one region of the Silene latifolia isolate original U9 population chromosome 9, ASM4854445v1, whole genome shotgun sequence genome:
- the LOC141602087 gene encoding uncharacterized protein LOC141602087: MARKERVEALDHLLRDLCDPNLVFGGKLIVFVGDFRQVLPVVPHRSLREVVNSSMVSSAIWSQLIKYRLTVNVRARDDPEFSRFLLALGNGELQAEETAQIELPPGIVVETRSTEEELITIVADIAYPEADVNTLGTDIFIKRSILTPMNEDVGAFNTLLINRFAGEVVTYRGYDSMLTDNCNIYPAEFINTLCPGGMSPYELILKENCPVILLRSLLPSSGLCNGTRLICKRITPNLVECMIASGHYSGDHVFIPRIKMQPPASDNFPFQFQGNQFPLKLSFAMTINKSQGQTLDQVAIYLPKPCFSHGQLYVGLSRARTSDKVTVVSASTDHASSQQSMKNIVSYDVLRLAGII, encoded by the coding sequence ATGGCAAGGAAGGAAAGAGTTGAAGCCTTGGACCACTTACTACGTGATCTATGTGACCCAAATTTGGTGTTTGGTGGGAAATTAATTGTGTTTGTAGGTGACTTTCGCCAAGTGCTTCCAGTAGTCCCTCATAGATCGTTAAGAGAAGTAGTGAACTCTAGCATGGTCTCCTCTGCAATCTGGTCTCAACTGATCAAATATCGCTTAACCGTTAATGTTCGAGCTAGAGATGATCCTGAGTTTTCCAGATTTCTTTTGGCTCTTGGTAATGGTGAACTTCAAGCTGAAGAAACTGCTCAGATTGAACTGCCTCCTGGGATTGTAGTAGAAACACGCAGTACAGAAGAAGAGTTGATAACTATAGTTGCTGATATTGCATACCCAGAAGCTGATGTTAACACATTGGGTACTGATATATTTATCAAGCGATCAATACTGACGCCCATGAATGAAGATGTTGGTGCTTTTAATACACTTCTTATAAATAGGTTCGCAGGAGAAGTTGTCACATATAGAGGCTACGATTCAATGCTGACTGATAACTGCAACATTTATCCAGCTGAATTCATAAATACACTTTGTCCAGGAGGCATGAGTCCTTATGAATTAATTCTGAAAGAAAATTGTCCAGTCATTCTGCTTAGAAGTCTTCTTCCATCTTCTGGTCTCTGCAATGGAACTAGGCTAATTTGCAAAAGAATTACGCCTAATCTAGTAGAATGCATGATAGCTTCTGGACATTACAGTGGTGACCATGTGTTTATCCCACGTATTAAAATGCAGCCACCAGCTTCTGATAATTTCCCATTTCAGTTCCAAGGTAATCAGTTCCCTTTGAAGTTGAGTTTTGCAATGACCATCAATAAATCACAGGGGCAGACATTGGACCAAGTTGCTATCTACCTTCCCAAACCCTGTTTTTCTCATGGACAGTTGTATGTCGGTCTTTCACGAGCTAGAACATCAGACAAAGTAACAGTTGTTTCTGCATCAACAGATCATGCTTCATCACAACAATCTATGAAAAACATTGTTTCTTACGATGTTTTGAGACTTGCAGGCATCATCTAA